The proteins below are encoded in one region of Metabacillus dongyingensis:
- a CDS encoding carbohydrate ABC transporter permease, translating into MKIVPDQIHQKHSGRLILKEKAPKKKIRFGGHLLTGILFLGSLIMIVPFIWMVTTSFDWGARLNIPFPPRFWPEEASLLPYEAAFTNVPMIKYMINSLIVAIGVILISLMSALFSGYAISKLKFKGAGIIMVLALSTMMIPFEMTMIPQYLLFDKLQLLDTYWAFYLPALNYAFGTFLAKAFIDQLPGSLREAAIIDGANEFTVFLRIYLPLCIPILATMVILQFLGVWNDLLWPLLALKSPDKYTIQLGLAMFTYNKDIPLPSIILAATSVSLVPIVAVYLFLQKYIVESIALSGIKQ; encoded by the coding sequence AATTGTACCTGATCAAATTCATCAGAAACATTCAGGCAGATTAATTCTTAAAGAAAAGGCCCCCAAAAAAAAGATTCGATTTGGAGGACATCTGTTAACTGGAATTTTGTTTTTGGGCTCTCTCATCATGATTGTCCCCTTTATCTGGATGGTTACAACAAGCTTTGACTGGGGAGCCAGGCTGAATATTCCTTTTCCACCAAGATTTTGGCCAGAGGAGGCTTCGCTTTTGCCTTATGAGGCAGCATTTACAAATGTCCCAATGATCAAATACATGATTAATTCGCTTATTGTAGCAATAGGAGTAATTTTAATCAGTTTAATGTCAGCCTTATTTTCCGGATATGCCATTTCCAAGCTTAAATTTAAAGGAGCAGGGATTATTATGGTACTTGCACTCAGTACGATGATGATTCCATTTGAGATGACAATGATTCCTCAATATTTGCTTTTCGATAAACTGCAGCTTCTTGATACTTACTGGGCCTTTTATCTTCCCGCATTAAATTATGCATTCGGAACTTTTTTGGCAAAGGCATTTATTGATCAGCTTCCGGGGAGTCTGCGGGAAGCTGCAATCATAGATGGAGCGAATGAATTCACCGTTTTTTTGAGAATTTACCTCCCATTGTGCATTCCGATCCTTGCAACGATGGTCATTCTTCAATTTTTGGGTGTCTGGAATGATCTATTATGGCCGCTGCTCGCACTGAAAAGTCCCGATAAATATACCATTCAATTAGGGCTTGCCATGTTTACGTACAACAAAGATATTCCTTTGCCTTCTATTATATTGGCGGCAACAAGCGTAAGTCTTGTGCCTATCGTTGCTGTTTATTTATTTCTGCAAAAATATATAGTGGAAAGCATTGCTTTATCAGGAATTAAGCAATAA
- a CDS encoding sugar phosphate isomerase/epimerase family protein, with protein MKIGLSSYSLVSALKSKEIDILEAISWIAEQGGEHIEIVPFGFTLDHNPDLIEAIRQRAESTGIEISNYAIGANFISLTSEEFEKEIDRVKGQVDIASQLGVKLMRHDVASRPPQEASIQQFEKDLPKIVEASRRIADYAAEHGITTSIENHGYFVQASDRVQTVVDHVNRPNFKTTLDVGNFMCVDEESVSAVKKNIPIASIVHIKDFYMRPSHFNPGKGWFPTASGNYLRGAIIGHGDIAMREVLKVIKHSGYDGYLSVEFEGMEECKTGSRISMENVRRMWEEV; from the coding sequence ATGAAAATTGGATTAAGTTCGTATAGTCTGGTTTCAGCGCTGAAATCAAAAGAAATTGATATTTTAGAAGCGATCAGCTGGATCGCGGAACAAGGAGGAGAGCACATTGAAATTGTTCCCTTCGGATTTACACTCGATCACAACCCTGATTTAATCGAAGCAATTCGCCAAAGGGCCGAGAGCACCGGCATCGAGATATCTAATTATGCAATTGGAGCTAATTTTATTTCATTAACAAGTGAAGAATTTGAGAAAGAAATCGATCGTGTTAAGGGACAAGTTGATATTGCCTCACAATTAGGAGTTAAGCTGATGCGCCATGATGTTGCCTCAAGGCCACCGCAAGAGGCTTCCATTCAGCAATTTGAAAAAGATCTGCCGAAGATTGTTGAGGCTTCCCGCAGGATTGCTGATTATGCTGCTGAGCATGGAATTACAACAAGTATTGAAAATCATGGGTATTTTGTTCAGGCGAGTGACCGTGTTCAAACAGTTGTGGATCATGTGAATCGGCCTAATTTTAAAACAACGCTTGATGTGGGGAATTTTATGTGTGTGGATGAGGAATCTGTATCAGCGGTAAAAAAGAATATACCGATTGCTTCCATAGTTCATATTAAAGATTTTTACATGCGGCCGTCGCATTTCAATCCTGGAAAGGGCTGGTTCCCGACAGCATCTGGAAACTATTTGCGGGGAGCAATTATTGGTCATGGGGATATAGCGATGCGGGAAGTTTTAAAAGTGATTAAACACTCAGGATATGACGGGTATTTGTCAGTAGAATTTGAAGGAATGGAAGAGTGTAAAACAGGCTCGAGAATCAGTATGGAAAATGTGCGCAGAATGTGGGAAGAAGTTTAA
- a CDS encoding extracellular solute-binding protein, with the protein MKKLMIMFLAFLMFFSLIACSSESSSTSENKNIKVVSEVKGTVRVALAGWQLENGLDPITGTLATGLNEYVEKEFKPRYPNIKLELYQVPWENAQAKQTALLQSKDVDVLYTGGAFASQWMEKGLLRGIDDLMEKDAAFDSSIYLDGIWENSYSTKSFKGERYGLPAVLGRRITIYDKKIFDEWGVDYLSENPTPEEILDKAKEMTGKNPKTGKQNYGLWWNGNALNASTFVALAHAYGAKGAEGSLDDTANIKWMLNTPEMVKVLEWLEKAAKYPPKAFINNQGAENFGLEKNRIAIALDHSGAGTMGEFQANKDEKLLERFDTSLNLGPNGEGWVAADPFVMAKDAKNVEASWEVMKFLTGYETQKHNYDNYKFTPTLKETDFVSKNDKYMKRAMEVADISKSTLMDEANPFFSSEIAPAINGFISKAANKQAPDIQTFLDDLQKRAESWSARQ; encoded by the coding sequence ATGAAAAAACTTATGATCATGTTTCTGGCATTTCTAATGTTTTTTTCGCTGATCGCTTGCTCTTCAGAATCCAGCAGTACAAGTGAAAACAAAAATATCAAGGTGGTCTCGGAGGTAAAAGGAACGGTAAGGGTGGCCCTTGCAGGGTGGCAGCTAGAGAATGGACTTGATCCAATCACAGGCACTCTGGCAACGGGATTAAATGAATATGTTGAAAAAGAATTCAAACCGAGATATCCCAACATTAAATTAGAACTGTATCAAGTTCCATGGGAAAATGCTCAGGCGAAACAGACTGCTCTGCTGCAGTCAAAAGATGTTGATGTTCTTTATACTGGAGGCGCATTCGCTTCACAGTGGATGGAAAAGGGATTGCTCCGTGGAATCGACGATTTAATGGAAAAGGATGCAGCATTTGATTCAAGCATCTATTTAGATGGTATTTGGGAGAATTCGTACAGTACAAAATCGTTTAAAGGAGAGAGATACGGTCTTCCTGCAGTCCTTGGAAGAAGGATAACCATCTACGATAAAAAAATTTTCGATGAATGGGGCGTAGATTATTTATCTGAAAATCCTACTCCTGAAGAGATCTTAGATAAAGCGAAAGAAATGACAGGTAAAAATCCGAAAACAGGCAAGCAAAACTACGGGTTATGGTGGAATGGGAATGCATTAAATGCTTCTACTTTTGTTGCATTGGCTCATGCTTATGGTGCTAAAGGGGCAGAAGGAAGCTTGGATGATACTGCTAATATTAAATGGATGCTTAATACTCCAGAAATGGTAAAGGTTCTTGAATGGCTTGAAAAAGCTGCAAAGTATCCTCCGAAAGCATTTATTAATAATCAGGGAGCAGAAAACTTCGGACTGGAAAAAAATCGAATTGCCATTGCTTTAGATCATTCTGGAGCAGGCACAATGGGAGAATTTCAGGCAAATAAAGATGAAAAGCTTTTAGAGCGATTTGATACAAGCTTAAATCTTGGACCAAACGGCGAAGGCTGGGTGGCTGCAGATCCTTTTGTTATGGCAAAAGATGCAAAAAATGTTGAGGCTTCATGGGAGGTCATGAAATTTTTAACTGGCTATGAAACTCAAAAGCACAACTATGATAACTACAAATTTACGCCAACTTTAAAAGAAACTGACTTTGTGAGTAAAAATGACAAATATATGAAACGGGCAATGGAGGTAGCGGATATTTCGAAATCGACGCTAATGGATGAGGCAAATCCGTTTTTCAGCAGTGAAATAGCTCCGGCTATTAATGGATTTATCAGTAAAGCAGCAAATAAACAGGCACCTGATATTCAAACGTTTCTGGATGATCTGCAAAAACGAGCTGAGAGCTGGTCTGCAAGACAATAG